In Lineus longissimus chromosome 9, tnLinLong1.2, whole genome shotgun sequence, one genomic interval encodes:
- the LOC135493608 gene encoding uncharacterized protein F54H12.2-like — MVQYSRQRTHFPINRWCFPSIILSEAISNKLRFTPMEDRYDQMYGYRSYLESTLSFSKAAKSDQLQIGGYYKDTANPDLQGNTVKTGTNANKGANARFKWTKGSKTVERLGQIHNELFAQKKLILSQVKLTVRLVRQYPSFVLMAKDHTHEYTISLEEAILKINIETIAEHVRLSHEERLLQGPAKYPVTSVQMKFYTRGANRSDLSENNLSQGRLPGRIVVGLVESDAFNGTLDNNPFNFQHFNVSSITLRQNRTPVPFETIKLDYGNDQFLPGYFTELTFGELTRE, encoded by the coding sequence ATGGTGCAGTACTCACGACAGCGGACCCATTTCCCGATAAATCGCTGGTGTTTCCCATCAATTATTTTATCGGAAGCTATTTCAAACAAGTTGAGGTTTACGCCAATGGAAGACAGGTACGATCAGATGTACGGCTATCGATCGTATCTCGAGTCCACCCTCTCGTTCTCGAAGGCAGCAAAAAGTGACCAGCTCCAAATTGGTGGATATTACAAGGACACAGCGAACCCCGATCTACAGGGTAATACCGTGAAAACAGGAACAAATGCAAACAAAGGCGCCAATGCTCGCTTTAAGTGGACAAAAGGCAGTAAAACGGTAGAACGCCTGGGGCAGATTCACAACGAACTCTTTGCGcagaaaaaattaattctgaGTCAAGTAAAACTGACGGTAAGATTGGTGAGACAATACCCCAGTTTTGTCTTAATGGCCAAGGATCACACCCATGAGTACAcgattagtttggaggaagcgattttgaaaatcaatatcgAAACTATTGCCGAACATGTTCGCCTTAGCCATGAGGAACGTCTTTTGCAAGGACCCGCCAAATATCCCGTAACATCGGttcaaatgaagttttataCGCGTGGCGCCAACCGTTCGGATCTGTCAGAAAATAACTTGTCACAGGGTCGTTTACCGGGAAGAATCGTCGTAGGATTGGTGGAGTCCGACGCTTTCAACGGAACGCTGGACAATAACCCGTTCAACTTTCAACACTTCAATGTGTCGAGTATTACGTTGCGACAAAACCGAACGCCAGTACCGTTTGAAACGATCAAACTCGATTACGGCAACGATCAGTTCCTACCCGGTTACTTCACGGAACTAACGTTTGGGGAACTGACCAGAGAATAG